The region ACTTTCTAAGGCATGCCAAGTTCAGCAAGCAGTGACCCCACACTAGACTCTATTTGCAAGGTTCTCTGCTACAATACTGAGATTAATGTGACTGAGATCATTAATCTCAGTAGGTGTCCACTCGGGGTGTTTAAGTAGGTACCCGAGCGTAAGACACCCAATTCTTTCCAAGTCTTCATTTGGTTGTTTCTAATCTGTTGCCAGGTCTCTTGCAACTTTGGCATTTTAGCTCAGGCAATTTTCAGGTTTCATTAATCAGTTACATAACTGGAAACAGTCTTTTGAGAGACCAAGTGACAGCAAGAAGTCTGTCTGCATGGAGcctcttcaaaaatatttcagcgTGGAGAGCAATAAACCCAGATTCAATCAAGCACTTGCCCACTTCATATGTGTTCATGCTTTACTTAGTTAGGATCCTATTGAAATAGACAACTCTGtaaaagctgggaaaaaagttttataatTCTTCTCTCCGTCACCACCAACAAATACATCTACTAGAATGTTGATAAAATATGGCACTTGCTATCTTTGCATGGATGAGACAGCTAAGCTATCTCCCTTATTTGATAGATATGGTCTTTCCACCTTGGATACTATGCTTGAAGGAACACCAGATGACATGACAGTTGTAGATGCTGCCTCCTTAAGAAGACAGGTATGTAAAGCGCATTAATTGATCATATTAAGAAAAAGCTTAGTTGTAAAGTGGGGGAAACAGGTTTTCTGTGTGGCTGCAAAGCTATCCATAACAGATATGATGAGAGATCCCCTCTGAACCCCTGCCAGACTGCCCTCACGTATCCTGTGTTCTTTGGGAATCCGGAGAGTCCGACCCCATTTCTGTTTCTACTTATTAGGGACAGCAAGATCTGATCACTAGCAACTGAAGATAGAAAGCCAAATTATCAAGTGTTTAAAATCCATTTATCTGAGATACTAATTTTACATGGCTTAGAAAGTCTGGcaacttttaatgaaatattaaaagcctttatttatttttagataatCAAACTTAATCGCCGTCTACAgcttctggaagaagaaaacaaagaacgTGCTAAAAGGGAAATGATCATGTATTCAATTACTGTAGCTTTCTGGCTACTCAACAGCTGGCTTTGGTTTCGGCGCTAGATGAGCTCTTGGAAGGATTTAATAGTTGAAAATACAAACAATTTGCaaaattctttgtttctgtttctgaattatATGCTGTTTTATAATTCATACACTGGAAACTTCCACCACAGATAAAGGCTATAGAATTGCAGTGTTAAAAGGACACCTGTTGTTCAGTTATaatgtatttaataatttgtaTTGCAAATACTTGCAGTATCCTCTTTTGCATGCTTCGATGTAAATATGGATCGACTGATACGAAGTTTGCTTCATGTAATGTAAAGACAGTGATTACAGGAATAACCACTGGATGTTTTGTTGTGGTGGGAAGAGAACAAATGGAATgggtttggaaaaaatataaaaacaaaggaataaaaagtaGTTTTTATTGTTCTGTTGTTAGATGCAATTAAACATGATTGCACTAGTTTTCCTTTAGTCTGAGTAGTTTGAAGTGTGCCATATTCAAGGAGTGTGTCCTGTCTCATGAGTATGTTCCTTGTTTAAGCACATGTTCAGGTCAAATAATAAAACGTATTCTTTGCTAACATGCAGATTGTTCAGAGGTgtgtaatatgtatttttttttaatttaattttgcatatgTTTTTCTATAAAACACACTTTTAAGAAAGTCAGTCCGTGAGTGATCAAAAGATTATGGAGTACAAGATACTGATGTagtatatttaataaaattctcaaaaaaaaaatcccaaaccattgtttaatattattttaagaatatttatttgAGGCTTCATCTAAACTATCGGTCTTTGAAGTAAGTAGCAGTGATGGACTGAACAACTTAGAAGTAGCAGGTGGGCATCTACCAGCCTGCTGCAGGCTACCACCCGCTGCACGTGTGGGATTGTTCTCTGTGCGTGTGGTGAGTGTGCAGGTATGGGAAGCTTGGCTGGCATCCCCCCGTGTTGTGGGCAGTTTAAACATCCCCTGTTCAGTCCCACGACCTACTACATTTTTGGTGGCTACTATCAGGGAGTGCTGAGCTGtacatggtgctgctggggagatCTCAGCCTTCCTGCCCCTGcatggctgcagctgctgcttccacTCACACGCAGTGGTGTAGCGGccacagccccttccctgggggTGGATGAAACAACTGGTAGTGTTGGTGTGTGAGAGGATGTGCCATGATATCAAAACAACTCTTCAGGGGGGACCTTTCCTAGAACAGCTAGACTTAGCCCACTGTGCAGGACCGTTTCTGGGCTCTGAAGTGCACAAACTGGTGAGGAGATGATGGTACCAAGCGGCTGCGGAAGAGAAGGATGTGGGGCCTCTATCAGTGATGTCCTCGgcttgccctgcagcagcagaggccgCAGAACAGTAGCAGGACTACCTTTGTGCAGAGACCCCCACCAGCTGCGGAGGTCATGGGTATGCCTGGGCACCCGGTGGCTGCACGCTCGGCTTTGGCGGCGGTGGAGCTGTGCCCTGGTAAGGATGGGCTGATCAGGGAGTATGAGGAGCCCTGCGGATTTTGGTAACGTTGGCTGTGAGTGCCTGGTTAAGGAATGCTGCTCTCATCTGTTCCACGTGCTCTCAAGTTAAAACAGGGCGCATACCCGGTGTCACGGGCTGTTGCACTATTGATTAGGCTGCTGCGCATGCTTCCTTGCGCTTTTCTGTTGCGTATATTGTTTTTAAGCGTTGTTCACTGTTACGTGACTCCACTGGCTATTTAGGGCACTCACTGTGCACGATTTCTCGCTGTGAAAGTGTGCACCTTTGTCTTCTAGGGGATGGAAACACATAAGGAAGGGGCCCACTTTGCACCTTTCCTGTATTGGCGTTTATACCACGACCTTTAAGCTAAAGGTGTACTGTATGAACTCTGATGATGCAAAAGAAGGTTACAGATTAGAGATTTGAGAGCTGTATGGgtaacaggaagaaataaagcttCTTTTAAGGGAAGACTTTGCCTTGCAAGTGGAAATGAAACCCAAGTAACAaagagcagattttaaaaacatctcGCACCGCGCCCTGCGGGGGCCGAGCTCCTGGTgacgggcggggcgggggagctGCGGGCTCGCGCAGCGCAACGCGGCTGCGCCCAcggcggccccgcggccccgccccgaGCGGCGGCAGGAacccgccccggcggcgggaCGGAGCTGGTCCGCCGCTGCTGTCCCCGGCCAGGAACGCTTCCGCCCGGAACTAGCGGGGCGGGGGCTGTGCTTccgggggggacaggggacggGGCCTTCCTCCGTCATGGCCGCTCGGCTGCTGTGGCGGGCGTCGCAGTGGCTGCggaccggggccggggccggggccggggccggggccggggccggggccggggccggggccggggccggggccgggcgggttGCCCTCAGCACCGCGCCGCCCCACGAAAAGAAGCGGTGGCTCCGCGCCTACCTGGAGCAGCAGCGGCTGGAGGCGCCCCCCCAGCGGCGGTGAGAGCCGGCCCGGCCCTCAGGagagggcgggcggcggcggatgagggcggtggcggtggcggtgTCGGCGGGGCtcggggggagagggggagcgCAACAGGCTGACAAATAGGTAAAATCAAAGCGTTTAAACACCACGTCGCCTTTCGGAGCAGAATGTTTTTAGCCCCGGAGGTCAGCGTAGCCGCGTCTCTGACCGTGGCAGGGGCCCGTCCTGTGGCAGGCAAGCAGTGCTTGGCGCTAGGGTTTTTAAACACCAGTTTTGATCTTCAAAGCCAATTtagtttttcatttcctttcagtcATCTGAAAGGCACGATGCTTGCAGTACGGGTAACTCCTTGTTCTGTTTCTGAATCTGTTTTCCATGCCTGTAGATCGGAGAAGCCCAACTGGGATTACCAGGCAGAGATACAAGCTTTCAGCCACCGGCTACATGAAAATTTTTCTGTGGATCTTCTCAAGACTGCATTTGTTAATTCTTGTTATGTTGAAAGTGAAAAGGCAAGACGCCAAGAACTTGGGCTAGACAAAGAAGCAGCTGCTCTTAATCTACAAGATAACAGTAAACTTGCTGAACAAGGGATGTCTTTTTCACGTTCTTACCTGACGCAGTGCTTTGAAGGTGCCTACCCAGCTTTGCCTGCAAAGGGGATAGGAGCACTCGTTGATTTTCTTACCAGTCAGGAACTTGTTTCTTATGTGGCTCAAAACCTGTCTATACAGGACCTGACGCTTTGCAAAGAGTTTCCTGTCCCACCAAATGTGTTACAGAGGACGTTCTTTGCTGTAATAGGAGCCTTGCTCAATAGCAGTGGGCCTGAGAAAACGGGGATCTTTGTCAGGGTAAGTCATTACTTATATGTTTTTGTACTGACAAAAACAACATCTAAGGGTCTCAGAAGTTACAGgggaaaagaaggcaaaaaccCCCCAATATTTTCTTATACCTTGATGGCCAGAGATTGGCAGAAGTTTGGTAATACCTGTAACAAGACAATTTGACAATGAGATCTGGTGGCGATGGTTGGGTGGGGTTTTggagttgtgggttttttgttttctttaggaaGCACAGGCTGGTCAAGTATATAAACTTATATACTTCGGGTTTATAATGGTGATATTTCAGTATTTGCCGACACCTGCCAAGGGAAAGTATTATATTCCATGCACTATAGTagcaaataatgaaattattccATGTCAGGTCACATATatcttcaatttaaaaaaaattaacattttatataaAGCAGGCACTCAGTTCATAGGCTTTTCATGTAGAAGCGCAAGCACCTAAAGGTATTTCACATAAAAATGTTCAGTTAAAATGTAGCGTTACAAAAGAGTTTTAGCAGCTACTGTCCTTTTAGTTGTCCTTTTCACTTATTTCTAGTCTTGCAATGGAGATATATTTGTTAAAATcttatttctgatacaagcccCTTGAGAGGTCTCCAAGAGCAAGTAGCCGTTAACAGGCAAGAGAGCAGTCCAAACTTTTCACCAACAGGTGAAAAGTCCCATGGGTTTGCACGTTCCCTTCAACCTGTTTGCAGAACTCTTCTGATGTACAGCTTCTTGCTTGGTAGCAGCACTGAGTTGCTTACCTCGTACTCGGAGCTGTGCATAAGTATTGTTATAACCCCTGTCTTGGGCTGGTGCTGCTCCTTCTTGAGGTCTGGGCAGCTGACTTTGCCCAAGGCACACACCCTGTCAGGGGCTAAATTGGAACCAGAGCTGCAATGTGTAGCGACACTGGTTAGCTGTGCTTAGCTGTGATGGAGCGCTGAGCAGTTTCATCATTCATCTCAGCGATTTATTGTCAACTGTATTAATGCCTCTTCATATTGTGTTTTTATTAGGAGACACCAGAAGCTAGAGCCTTCATTAGCTTTCCCATTAATTGTAACTTCTAAATATTCttgtttaggatttttttattcctgaactcattggaaaagacctgtttGAGATCTGGGAAGTTGTAAATCCTATGGGCTTACTAGTGGAAGAACTGACCAAGAGGAATATCTCTTCTCCAGAACCAAGAATTACCAGGCAGTTGGGAGTCAGCACGGTTCTACCACTGTACTTTGTTGGGTTGTACTGGTTAGTACAATGTTAAAGTGAAATGGATTTAAgctgggggaaaggggaggagggaagatgaTGATCTTTTGCTTATCTACTCATGCTGTTTGGTCAAGttattacagaaaagaaacctcACAGTGACATCCTTATAAAATCAGCCATTTAAGTGTTGGCCATAGCTTGCTGTGGTGATGCATAAAAAGACAGTATCTGACGAAAGGGCTTCAAAGTCTAAGCTGGGTGCACAGGAGAGTCTGGGTGTATATTCTGGGTCACCTGACGTTGGAACTTTGCAAAGACCGTAACTGAATGGCTTCAGAGGGTCCACAGCTGTATCCAGGGCTTAGAGAAGGGTAAAGAGAGATAGACATCAGGAGAGGTGGGGTTGAAGAGAGACTTATTTTATATTCCAGataagctttttaattttcaaatcatGGGCACTGTAAACTAGGCAAGAGGAGTGTCTGTATCCAGACAAGGCTTAGGAAGTTCCAGTCATCCCTGGTGCACTTGTCTCAGGTGTGGTCAGTGCTTGTCCTGGTCTCTTGCCCAGGGCTAACATTGCTCCTCTGGAGCAGGACAGGACCTTCTTGCACCAAAACCCACATCGTTGCTTTGCTAAATGAGCTGCAGATAAACGCATGGTAAGATTGACTTAGCTTGTTCTGATTTATCATGCTTTGATTTATATGCCTCCAAAGATTTATTATCTTACATAAAAGAAAGGAACTTTGACTATATTTTCTCAGCAATCCATGGTGTCCCTTCACAAACTGTTCCTGTTCAGTGTCTAGAGATGTTGATTAAATAGAGCTGAGAACATACTTCATAAAATAAACTTCTCTGTGAATCCTTCTgaagaagttttaaaatgctttattacCAGGGGAGGAGAAGAGACAGAAGCATTTCACTTCTTCATTTAAACTAATCAGAGTAAtgaatttgcatatttttaacaCGGCTAACAAATTGAACACTGTAAAGAATCAGTGACATGTTAGGAATCTAAATGAACACAGTATAGTGTTCTTCCAGGAAATGGACGCATTTCTGATTTGAGTTTCCACGACTGAATATACAATCACTTACCGTTGCAGGAAAGCCCAACGGAAATGATTGCATTTGCGTATATATAGAAATTACCTTCAGTATTCACagacaacagaggaaaaaaaaatctagcaacCCTTATTCATGACACACAGCAGTGCTCAGGATTTCAtgatgaaaatgttttggttttggttttgtttttttccccccaagcgATAAGAAGATTATAGCTGAAGGTCCTGGTGAAACGCTgcttgctgcagaggaagaagctgCCCGCGTGGCACTGCGGAAGCTATATGGGTATACAGAGAACAGGAGACCTTGGGATTACTCGAGACCCAAACAGGGATTTGCAGCTGACAAGGCTATCGGCAGTAACTAGGTGATAAAAGACATTTCTGATTTCTCTTAGGAATTAGTGGCTTCCATGctgaaaatatatgtaatttggaaagcaaaattcagttTGGTTTTCTGATCTTAGTGCTTGAAACTTTCAAATCAAACATGGtattaaaataaagtcttttccttttgcacaATGTTTAATATTTGCTCATTTTCCTAAACATAACAAAAGTACCcttattctgaattttttacttttggCTGAGAATTTTTCCCATACGTCACAGGAGACCATTTTTTAATGATCTTTAATAAGGTGTGACAAAATCTCACTGTATAGAGAGAGGTTGCATGAATGCTTACTTGGAGATTGTTTTGAGGGTATTATTAATAAGATGAGTTGAATTACATATGCAACATTGGTCTGTGGATTGCATCTGGATTCGTTTGTCCTTGACCCTGTGAAAACATCAAATATGATGTTGGTGATACTGACACTGTTGGTgatccaatttaaaaaaaaaaagcgcagATGGCATTCTTGGGGTCTTACTGCTTGCATACGAATTTTGTTTGCCGTATACATTGGTTTCTGTTATTGGAGCATACTCTGAAAGAGGgtgtattttcaattttaaaacttGTAGAAATTTCTCTGTTGCAAAACTAGGAATAAGTGAAAATAAGGATCATGAAGGCCTGAACCCAGAGAAATTGGAGAACATGATTTAATaataggcttttcttttttctttttgctacttttcctgtttattccagatacttcattttcttcctgtcttttggCTGCTTAATTTAAGCAGTCACGTGACTGAAGTGTTTGATTCAGTGAAatcagtgtttgttttgtttgcaccAGCTGTAGCTCTTCCAGTGCAACTCCAAGTACATGGAAGGTCACTTAAGAATAACTCTGGTACCTGTACCATGTTCCTATTAAATGTCATAGAAACTCAGTTTGTGTACCAGAAAACAACAGATGCATGAGGGCTGTGActcttttgaaataatttccttttaaactgAGTGAGCATCTGTTACAAACTGGGACTGAGCCCTCAAAGGAAGAAGCTGAATGTAAGACGGTGGTTAAAGTGTTTCCTGCCTTATCCCATTGTGAGCACTGGTGGTGAAAAAAGACAGCAGGTAAATGTGCCTTCATTAAtctggaggagaaaaaatatgCAGGTGGCCGTTCAGACAGGTTGGATGTTACTGTCCACAGCAACAAGCATCCATTGCCTTCGTCCCCCAGGATGGATTTATGTGAGGGACATGTAGCAGCGAAAGGTCCCCAGCTGCAGTTGTGGCTCCTAAGCAGATCTGGCGTACAGTGCAGGTGGCACattccctgctgcccctggggtGAGAATGAGTTCTGACTCTGGTCTGCTTGATGGAAACAGTGTTAGCGTATTCAAGCAAAAGAACTCGTTGTCTGTGATCTGTGTGTGTCTTCAGTATTTTGTGTGACCCGCATCTTAAGTGTGTATAAAACGCTTATGTGGCTGGATAGAAGTGAAACCTTTCTTCTGTGTTCTGGCATGAGAGGTCACATGCACAAAAGCGTGAATATaaaaaagagagcagaaagatCAGTCCAGCGTAAAATTGCTTAAGTGAAAAATTCTAGCTAGGTAATCTGTTATCACTTACATAAGCAAAGCCAATAAGGTCACTATATTCCAGGGGAATAAcagcaaaatctgaaaagaGGATAGAAATTACTCATGCTATTTTTAGTTTCCAGATGAGGTGTTTCTCTTACCTTTACCTATTTTAAAAGGACAATAGTAAAGGTGGGGTTCTTTACATCCAAAGTTTGTTCTACctacttttttatatatatatacaagtTCATGtattttgagagagagaaaaaagcaattttcaggCACTTTAccttaaaagaatatttaagatCTGCTTACGGTGTCTTTCCAGTTTGGAATATGGGCATAAGTCCTAGGAAAAATGGATTACTGAATAGCGTGCTGGGAGAAAAATGAGTAACACAAGATAAACCAATTTATTGTGTAGTACATGTATGGAATGTCTTGAGCTCAAATGGAAAGACAGTTTGGGGACATAGAAAGAAAGGACTGGGTCTTCATAGAGGTGTCAGTGAAAAAGGAGT is a window of Phalacrocorax aristotelis chromosome 7, bGulAri2.1, whole genome shotgun sequence DNA encoding:
- the MRPL44 gene encoding large ribosomal subunit protein mL44; translated protein: MAARLLWRASQWLRTGAGAGAGAGAGAGAGAGAGAGAGRVALSTAPPHEKKRWLRAYLEQQRLEAPPQRRSEKPNWDYQAEIQAFSHRLHENFSVDLLKTAFVNSCYVESEKARRQELGLDKEAAALNLQDNSKLAEQGMSFSRSYLTQCFEGAYPALPAKGIGALVDFLTSQELVSYVAQNLSIQDLTLCKEFPVPPNVLQRTFFAVIGALLNSSGPEKTGIFVRDFFIPELIGKDLFEIWEVVNPMGLLVEELTKRNISSPEPRITRQLGVSTVLPLYFVGLYCDKKIIAEGPGETLLAAEEEAARVALRKLYGYTENRRPWDYSRPKQGFAADKAIGSN